One Lytechinus variegatus isolate NC3 chromosome 11, Lvar_3.0, whole genome shotgun sequence DNA segment encodes these proteins:
- the LOC121423548 gene encoding low-density lipoprotein receptor-related protein 5-like: MSLPGIEPGPQALNALTTRTQRRVSCSGDPDPIGPDKIFITDVVHGKVFVGENTGPYFYGQDIEEIDLAGVEAPVGIDYDYRTNRIYWTDRETRRISRAFIDGSGQEIIVNENQGIGSPQGIVLDLAARLLYWTDTLLERITSASLDGSNRRTIISSDLYRPWSITLSQKRGKLYWCDEGQTTGKIEMSNKDGSDRRKLITASLTQPYGLALDSQEQRLYWTEGFHDVIHSINLDDLSDRKGHVYAERGDLILFGISLYFSSIYFTDFSSGRLYASEIGAEDIREVTGFTEGAPTRVKIYADLTCDTSCIGNSRCQLIAYDTPECVCIVGWEGFNCFTRVTCILPDPPSMASFVNPSDSYSSSTTVTVVCDNGNDQVEWICNGYTGNFDREPIDCSSPRAAADRIFITDVIHGKVFVGENTGPYFFGQDIEEIDLTGVEAPVGIDYDYQTNRIYWTDEETKRISRAFIDGSGQEIIVNENQGIGTPEGLVLDLAASRFYWTDILLERITSASLDGSDRRTIISSGLYLPWSITLSQKRGKLYWCDEGQTTGKIEMSNKDGSDRRKLITASLTQPYGLALDSQEQRLYWTEGFYDVIESIDLDDLSDRRDHVYAERGDLTLVGISLYFNSIYFTDFSSQGLHASEIGVEDIREVTGFTQGSPTHVKIYANLTCDTSCIGNSRCQLIAYDTPECVCIVGWEGFNCFTRVTCILPDPPSMASFVNPSDSYSSSTTVTVECDNGNDQVEWICNGYTGNFDREPIDCSSPQTPQAGVVSFARKTANNTACIVIVLGPSIALIGGIIGGVVVLVLICVIVCAVRKPQRTPAAPAQTPAGPTLVYTVRAQQQVITAERPAVNEISNVNQVNHVNMMNPSGSSVATSGMEDKKQTEHEYMSTMAPMPPPYTSNRE, translated from the exons ATGGGCAGGACATCGAGGAAATCGACCTGGCAGGCGTTGAGGCTCCCGTAGGCATTGACTACGATTATCGAACCAACAGGATATATTGGACTGATCGGGAGACTAGAAGAATCAGTCGGGCTTTCATTGATGGGTCGGGACAAGAAATAATAGTTAACGAAAACCAAGGCATTGGAT CCCCACAAGGGATAGTCTTAGATCTAGCGGCGAGACTATTGTATTGGACGGATACACTGCTAGAACGTATTACGAGTGCTAGTCTGGATGGGAGTAACCGCCGAACTATTATAAGTAGTGATCTCTATCGTCCATGGAGCATTACCCTTTCTCAAAAAAGAGG GAAACTGTATTGGTGTGACGAAGGTCAGACAactggaaagattgaaatgtcAAATAAAGATGGTTCCGATCGGAGAAAGTTGATTACAGCATCCCTTACACAACCTTACGGACTGGCCCTTGATTcacaag AACAACGCTTGTACTGGACGGAAGGTTTTCATGATGTCATACATTCGATCAATCTCGATGACTTATCCGACCGGAAAGGTCACGTCTACGCCGAAAGAGGGGACTTAATCCTATTTGGCATCTCGCTCTATTTCAGCTCAATCTACTTTACCGACTTCTCGTCGGGAAGACTTTATGCGTCTGAAATCGGGGCTGAGGATATCAGGGAAGTTACTGGATTTACAGAAGGGGCACCTACTCGTGTCAAGATCTATGCAG ACTTAACCTGTGATACATCCTGCATTGGTAACAGTCGATGTCAGTTGATCGCGTATGATACTCCAGAATGCGTTTGCATAGTTGGATGGGAGGGGTTCAACTGTTTTACAC GTGTTACGTGTATCCTGCCAGATCCCCCGTCAATGGCCTCATTCGTCAACCCCAGCGACAGCTACTCATCAAGTACTACAGTGACAGTCGTGTGTGACAATGGCAATGACCAAGTTGAGTGGATCTGCAACGGTTACACGGGGAATTTCGATCGTGAACCAATCGATTGCAGCTCTCCACGAGCAGCAG CTGACAGAATCTTCATAACAGACGTGATCCATGGTAAGGTCTTTGTCGGCGAGAACACTGGCCCATATTTCTTTGGGCAGGACATCGAGGAAATCGACTTGACAGGCGTCGAGGCTCCAGTAGGCATTGACTACGACTATCAAACCAACAGGATATATTGGACCGATGAGGAGACTAAAAGAATCAGTCGGGCTTTCATTGATGGGTCGGGGCAAGAAATAATAGTTAACGAAAACCAAGGCATTGGAA CCCCAGAAGGATTAGTCTTAGATCTAGCGGCGAGCCGATTTTACTGGACGGATATACTGCTAGAACGTATCACGAGTGCTAGTCTGGATGGCAGTGACCGCCGAACTATTATAAGTAGTGGTCTCTATCTCCCATGGAGCATTACCCTATCTCAAAAAAGAGG gAAACTGTATTGGTGTGACGAAGGTCAGACAactggaaagattgaaatgtcAAATAAAGATGGTTCCGATCGGAGAAAGTTGATTACAGCATCCCTTACACAACCTTACGGACTGGCCCTTGATTcacaag AACAACGCTTGTACTGGACGGAAGGTTTTTATGATGTCATAGAGTCGATCGATCTCGATGACTTATCCGACCGGAGAGATCACGTCTACGCCGAAAGAGGGGACTTAACCCTCGTTGGCATCTCGCTCTATTTCAACTCAATCTACTTTACCGACTTCTCGTCGCAAGGTCTTCATGCGTCTGAAATCGGGGTTGAGGATATCAGGGAAGTTACTGGATTTACACAAGGGTCACCTACTCATGTCAAGATCTATGCaa ACTTAACCTGTGATACATCCTGCATTGGTAACAGTCGATGTCAGTTGATCGCGTATGATACTCCAGAATGCGTTTGCATAGTTGGATGGGAGGGGTTCAACTGTTTCACAC GTGTTACGTGTATCCTGCCAGATCCCCCGTCAATGGCCTCATTCGTCAACCCCAGCGACAGCTACTCATCAAGTACTACAGTGACAGTCGAGTGTGACAATGGCAATGACCAAGTTGAGTGGATCTGCAACGGTTACACGGGGAATTTCGATCGTGAACCAATCGATTGCAGCTCTCCACAAACTCCACAAGCAGGAG TTGTATCCTTTGCGCGCAAGACTGCTAATAATACTGCCTGTATCGTCATTGTTCTAGGACCATCGATTGCATTAATCGGCGGGATTATTGGCGGAGTAGTGGTCTTGGTGTTGATTTGCGTCATTGTCTG TGCGGTCCGCAAGCCCCAAAGAACTCCCGCGGCCCCCGCCCAGACTCCTGCTGGCCCCACACTCGTCTACACTGTGAGGGCCCAACAACAGGTTATCACAGCCGAGCGTCCTGCTGTTAATGAGATATCCAATGTCAACCAGGTTAACCACGTGAACATGATGAACCCTTCCGGTTCATCCGTTGCTACGTCGGGCATGGAAGATAAGAAGCAGACGGAACATGAATACATGTCGACGATGGCCCCAATGCCCCCTCCCTACACATCTAATCGCGAGTAA